One genomic segment of Hordeum vulgare subsp. vulgare chromosome 2H, MorexV3_pseudomolecules_assembly, whole genome shotgun sequence includes these proteins:
- the LOC123424626 gene encoding L-type lectin-domain containing receptor kinase SIT2-like, translating into MLLLGPYHLVALLLLLVAAGRCLAATGRGDDGRRFVYNGFIGVDLTLDGAAQVMPNGLLMLTNGSLGVTGHAFHPFLLPFRNATGAMRSFSTIFAFAIFGQYDDLSSDGMAFFVSASKETLSGAQSGRYLGLLNQTSNGNQSTRIFAVELDTSKDAEFLDINNNHVGVDVDSLWSLHATPSGYNDDGTGLFQNLSLINRKSIQVWVDYDATAKEITVTIAPLGVARPKKPLLQTIIDLSDVVQSTAYVGFSSASGSIVTAKHFVLGWSFALDEPAPALNISILPALPPASPVRYPYSTRLAILPSGITLLVLAVMLALAIGIGIYICVRQKRLKYSEVREDWEVPFGSNRFSYKDLFHATKGFSDKNLLGRGGFGTVYKGVLREPEMEVAVKRMSHDSRQGVKEFIAEVVSVGRLRHRNLVQLLGYCRRKDELLLVYEYMKNGSLDKYLHGRNDQVLCWSQRYSIIKGVASSLLYLHEDWEQVVIHRDIKASNVLLDSKMNGRLGDFGLARIYDHENAAETTHVAGTMGYLAPELSRAGRPTPFSDVYAFGVFLLEVTCGRKPIFIDDQSNRVLLVEWVLEHHHNGSMLDTVDPRLGGEFNTEEVTIVLKLGLLCTYPSPNARPIMRKVMQYLDLDQLPPDLSPAYISYIMMAQMQNERFDSHDMACSQPAMSVATLSGESVTILREGR; encoded by the coding sequence ATGCTTCTTCTCGGGCCTTACCACTTGGTCGCCCTGCTCCTGCTCCTCGTCGCTGCGGGCCGCTGCCTCGCGGCCACCGGCCGCGGCGATGATGGCCGGCGGTTCGTCTACAACGGCTTCATCGGCGTGGACTTGACGCTCGACGGTGCGGCCCAGGTCATGCCGAACGGTCTCCTCATGCTGACCAACGGAAGCCTTGGAGTGACAGGCCATGCCTTCCACCCGTTCCTGCTGCCGTTCCGCAACGCCACCGGCGCCATGCGGTCCTTCTCGACCATCTTCGCGTTCGCCATCTTCGGTCAGTACGACGACCTGAGCAGCGACGGCATGGCCTTCTTCGTCTCCGCATCCAAGGAGACGCTTTCCGGTGCGCAGTCAGGCCGGTACTTGGGCCTCCTCAACCAAACCAGTAATGGCAACCAGAGCACCCGCATCTTCGCCGTGGAGCTAGACACGTCAAAGGACGCCGAGTTCCtagacatcaacaacaaccacgTTGGTGTCGACGTCGATAGCCTGTGGTCGCTCCATGCCACCCCCTCCGGGTACAACGATGATGGCACCGGTTTGTTTCAGAATCTAAGCCTGATAAACCGGAAGTCCATACAGGTGTGGGTTGACTACGACGCCACGGCCAAGGAGATCACCGTGACCATAGCTCCACTGGGGGTGGCCAGGCCCAAGAAGCCCCTGCTGCAGACCATCATCGACCTCTCCGATGTGGTGCAGAGCACGGCGTACGTTGGGTTCTCGTCCGCAAGTGGAAGTATTGTCACTGCAAAACACTTCGTCCTCGGCTGGAGCTTCGCTCTGGACGAGCCTGCCCCTGCACTCAACATCTCGATTCTGCCGGCCCTTCCACCGGCCAGCCCCGTGCGGTACCCCTACAGCACCAGGTTAGCGATATTACCCAGCGGGATTACTCTGCTGGTCTTAGCAGTAATGCTGGCTTTGGCTATAGGCATCGGAATCTACATATGCGTAAGACAGAAGCGTCTCAAGTACTCTGAGGTGCGTGAGGACTGGGAGGTCCCGTTTGGCTCCAACCGATTTTCATACAAGGACTTGTTTCATGCGACCAAGGGTTTCAGTGACAAGAACTTGCTTGGGCGGGGAGGCTTCGGAACCGTCTACAAGGGTGTGCTTCGAGAGCCGGAGATGGAGGTTGCCGTGAAGAGGATGTCACACGATTCAAGGCAAGGGGTAAAGGAGTTCATCGCCGAGGTGGTGAGCGTTGGTCGTCTACGTCACCGTAACCTCGTGCAATTGTTGGGCTACTGCAGGCGGAAAGATGAACTTCTCCTGGTTTATGAGTACATGAAAAATGGTAGCCTTGACAAATACCTACATGGTAGAAATGACCAAGTCCTATGTTGGTCTCAGAGGTATTCAATCATCAAAGGTGTGGCATCAAGTTTGTTGTATCTACATGAGGACTGGGAGCAGGTCGTCATCCACAGAGATATAAAGGCAAGCAATGTGCTCCTGGATAGTAAGATGAATGGAAGGTTGGGCGATTTTGGTCTTGCAAGAATCTATGACCACGAAAACGCTGCTGAAACCACCCATGTGGCTGGTACCATGGGATATCTTGCGCCAGAACTCTCGCGCGCTGGGAGGCCAACACCCTTCTCCGATGTTTACGCATTTGGTGTGTTTCTCCTAGAGGTCACATGTGGACGCAAGCCAATCTTCATTGATGATCAAAGCAATCGGGTGTTGCTGGTCGAGTGGGTGCTTGAGCACCACCACAATGGCTCAATGCTCGACACGGTGGATCCACGACTCGGAGGGGAATTCAACACAGAGGAGGTAACCATTGTGCTCAAATTGGGTTTGCTATGCACGTACCCGTCGCCCAACGCACGGCCTATCATGCGAAAGGTAATGCAGTACCTCGACCTTGATCAATTGCCTCCTGATTTATCACCGGCCTACATAAGCTACATCAtgatggcacaaatgcaaaatgaGAGGTTTGATTCGCACGACATGGCATGTTCTCAGCCCGCGATGAGTGTCGCCACTTTGTCGGGTGAGTCAGTGACAATTTTGCGAGAGGGAAGGTGA